Proteins from one Entomospira culicis genomic window:
- a CDS encoding restriction endonuclease — MPRPTSSEMRATVLEFLKNGEQPLKEIHKHMSNKFQLDEEDTRKIYYPLTGIMDQLKKSHLTNNPRWGVWELTNEGSDSEQLAEVEALPETKLGDELVDADIKFTEDLNKGLLEKISTMNPYAFEHLVGALFEAMGYEVEVTKGSGDGGIDGFIIRDELKPENICFQVKRYKYNISVEAMRAFAHTVTKNKARLGIFITSGSFESGAIKVAEEDKIELIDGNRLASLLIKYNIGVKTHTIKTLDEDYEHFKK; from the coding sequence ATGCCAAGACCAACATCGAGCGAAATGCGTGCAACTGTTTTAGAATTCCTTAAAAACGGAGAGCAACCCCTAAAAGAGATTCACAAGCATATGTCTAACAAATTTCAGTTAGACGAAGAAGATACCCGTAAAATTTACTACCCTCTTACAGGCATCATGGATCAGTTAAAGAAATCCCATCTCACGAACAACCCTAGATGGGGAGTATGGGAGCTAACCAACGAAGGTAGCGATAGCGAGCAATTAGCCGAGGTGGAAGCATTGCCTGAAACTAAGCTTGGAGACGAACTAGTGGATGCTGATATCAAATTTACCGAGGATCTTAACAAGGGTTTACTGGAAAAAATCAGCACAATGAACCCCTATGCCTTTGAACACTTGGTTGGAGCTTTATTTGAAGCCATGGGGTACGAGGTAGAAGTAACGAAGGGATCTGGCGATGGCGGTATCGACGGATTCATCATAAGAGATGAACTAAAACCAGAAAATATTTGCTTCCAAGTAAAACGCTACAAGTATAACATTTCCGTTGAAGCTATGAGAGCATTCGCTCATACCGTTACAAAAAATAAAGCAAGACTAGGCATTTTCATTACTTCTGGTAGCTTTGAGTCTGGTGCTATTAAAGTCGCCGAAGAAGATAAGATTGAACTCATTGATGGAAATCGTCTTGCTAGCCTTTTGATTAAGTACAATATCGGTGTAAAAACCCATACCATCAAAACCCTCGATGAGGATTATGAACACTTCAAAAAATAG